A DNA window from Anaerocolumna sp. AGMB13020 contains the following coding sequences:
- a CDS encoding LL-diaminopimelate aminotransferase produces MFKINDNYLKLPGSYLFSDIAKKVKAFGDANPDKKIIRLGIGDVTLPLAPAVIDALHKATDEMGSKDTFKGYAPDLGYDFLRSLIAENDYKSRGVTIALDEIFVSDGAKSDSANIQEIFSQDNKIAVCDPVYPVYVDSNVMAGRTGDYLADTGRWTNVIYMPCTSENNFVPEFPKEDPDIIYLCYPNNPTGSTVSKAVLQDWVDYANRIGAVIIYDAAYEAYISEEDVPHTIYECEGAKTCAIELRSFSKNAGFTGTRLGFTVIPKELKAGDVMLNSLWARRHGTKFNGAPYIIQAAGAAVYSAEGKKQTKEQIAYYMNNAKVIKEGLESAGYSVSGGVNAPYIWLKTPDKVTSWEFFDYLLNTANVVGTPGSGFGPSGEGYFRLTAFGTYENTVEAIERIKKL; encoded by the coding sequence ATGTTTAAAATCAATGATAATTATTTGAAACTGCCGGGAAGCTATTTATTTTCCGATATTGCAAAGAAAGTCAAAGCTTTTGGTGATGCCAATCCGGATAAGAAGATAATCCGTTTAGGTATTGGTGATGTAACGCTTCCTCTGGCTCCGGCAGTAATCGATGCTCTGCATAAGGCAACCGATGAAATGGGAAGCAAAGACACCTTTAAAGGATATGCACCGGATCTTGGATATGATTTCCTTCGTAGTCTTATAGCAGAAAATGACTACAAATCAAGAGGTGTAACAATTGCCCTGGATGAAATCTTTGTAAGTGACGGAGCTAAAAGTGATTCCGCAAATATCCAGGAGATCTTCTCACAGGATAATAAAATTGCCGTTTGCGATCCCGTATATCCGGTATATGTAGATTCCAATGTAATGGCTGGCAGAACAGGAGACTATCTTGCAGACACCGGCAGATGGACCAATGTTATTTATATGCCCTGCACCAGTGAGAATAACTTTGTACCTGAATTTCCAAAAGAAGATCCTGATATTATCTATCTGTGTTATCCGAACAATCCTACAGGTTCTACTGTAAGCAAGGCTGTATTACAGGACTGGGTAGATTATGCGAATCGTATCGGTGCGGTGATCATCTATGATGCTGCTTATGAAGCTTATATTTCGGAGGAGGATGTACCTCATACAATCTATGAATGCGAAGGAGCAAAGACCTGTGCCATCGAGCTAAGAAGTTTCTCCAAAAATGCAGGTTTTACCGGAACCAGACTCGGCTTTACCGTAATTCCCAAGGAGTTAAAAGCAGGAGATGTTATGCTTAACAGCTTATGGGCAAGACGTCACGGAACCAAATTCAACGGGGCACCCTATATTATTCAGGCTGCCGGTGCTGCAGTCTACAGTGCAGAAGGAAAGAAACAGACCAAGGAACAGATAGCTTATTACATGAACAATGCAAAAGTAATCAAGGAAGGTCTTGAAAGTGCCGGCTACAGTGTGTCCGGTGGCGTAAATGCGCCTTATATCTGGCTTAAGACACCTGATAAGGTGACCTCCTGGGAGTTCTTTGATTATCTGCTGAATACCGCCAATGTTGTTGGAACTCCCGGTTCAGGTTTTGGACCCAGCGGCGAGGGATACTTCCGTCTGACTGCTTTTGGCACCTATGAGAATACGGTAGAAGCCATAGAGCGTATCAAGAAATTATGA
- a CDS encoding S66 family peptidase has product MIYPEFLKQKDFIAIAAPSDGNRKETDFNRLDNGIRNLKDMGFQVLEGALIRNSIKGRSGDGKARADELEAFIREKDVKWIIGAKGGDFLMEMLSFFDFDSIRKHPVWYQGYSDNTGLTFTITTLCDIATVYGGNFNDFGMKEWHKSLTDNIKLITGERIVQNSFDLYEDGFYDQPTGLEGYVLTKPVVLRQASGEEGIPLTGRLLGGCLDVLLNLCGTRFDRTAAFVEKYKEEGILWYLESFALNSDSLMRGLWQLKEAGWFKYAKGFIFGRPAFYEENYGITYEEAVTSVLKDVPVILEADIGHKAPSFTVINGSMGTFQYKDGKGKLMMEYR; this is encoded by the coding sequence ATGATTTACCCGGAATTCTTAAAACAAAAGGACTTTATAGCAATAGCAGCTCCCTCCGACGGCAACCGTAAAGAAACAGATTTTAACCGGTTGGATAACGGAATCAGGAACCTGAAAGACATGGGCTTTCAGGTTCTTGAGGGAGCTCTTATACGTAACAGCATCAAGGGCAGAAGTGGTGACGGAAAAGCCAGAGCAGATGAACTGGAAGCTTTTATCCGTGAAAAGGATGTAAAATGGATTATCGGGGCCAAAGGAGGAGATTTTCTTATGGAAATGCTGTCCTTCTTTGACTTTGACAGCATCAGAAAACATCCAGTTTGGTATCAGGGTTATTCAGACAATACCGGCCTTACCTTTACTATAACTACCCTTTGTGATATTGCAACTGTGTATGGCGGTAATTTCAATGATTTTGGTATGAAAGAATGGCATAAAAGCCTTACGGATAACATAAAGCTTATAACCGGTGAGCGTATTGTACAGAACAGCTTTGATCTGTATGAAGATGGTTTTTATGACCAGCCCACAGGTCTGGAAGGTTATGTACTGACAAAACCGGTTGTTTTAAGACAGGCGTCTGGAGAAGAAGGAATACCTCTGACCGGCCGTCTGCTAGGCGGTTGCCTGGATGTACTCCTGAATCTGTGCGGTACCCGTTTTGACCGGACCGCTGCATTTGTGGAAAAGTATAAGGAGGAGGGCATCCTCTGGTATCTGGAAAGCTTTGCTCTTAACAGTGATAGTCTCATGCGAGGTTTGTGGCAGTTAAAAGAGGCTGGCTGGTTTAAGTATGCCAAAGGTTTCATCTTTGGAAGACCTGCGTTCTATGAGGAGAATTACGGAATAACCTATGAAGAAGCAGTGACTTCTGTGTTAAAGGATGTTCCTGTTATCCTGGAGGCTGATATCGGACATAAGGCTCCAAGCTTTACGGTAATCAACGGCAGTATGGGAACTTTTCAATATAAGGATGGCAAGGGAAAATTAATGATGGAATATCGATAG
- the aspS gene encoding aspartate--tRNA(Asn) ligase: protein MEFVKGIKEKDVLEISDILTGEWFGKEVVLRGFVHTVRDMGEISFVVLRKYEGLVQCVTDSKVKGLEGKALKEGMTLEVKGIAATEDRAPNGFEVRLTDIRVLSEPAKDSTMPLPISKWKLNTSLETKLSLRPIALRNVRERAIFKIQEGLVRGFRDFMFQNHFTEVRTPKIVAGNAEGGANVFKLEYFGKKAFLAQSPQFYKQTMVGIYDRVFEAAPVFRAEKHNTTRHLNEYTSLDFEMGYIDGFEDIMDMEAAMLTYTFEFLKKEYAKELKLLDVKLPAADNIPAVRFDEAKQLVAEKYDRKIKNPYDLEPEEEILIGKYFKEEHDSDFVFVTHYPSKKRPFYAMDDPSDNKFTLSFDLLFKGMEVTTGGQRIHNYEEQVDKMVKRGMDPEEFTNYLMIFKHGMPPHGGLGIGLERLTMKLLDEQNVRETTLFPRDVSRLEP from the coding sequence ATGGAATTTGTTAAAGGAATCAAAGAAAAGGATGTATTAGAAATTAGTGATATACTTACCGGAGAGTGGTTTGGTAAAGAGGTTGTTTTAAGAGGATTCGTTCATACGGTTAGAGATATGGGAGAGATCTCCTTTGTGGTATTGCGTAAATATGAAGGGCTGGTACAGTGTGTTACCGACAGTAAGGTAAAGGGACTAGAGGGTAAAGCCTTAAAAGAGGGAATGACTCTCGAGGTAAAAGGAATTGCAGCAACAGAAGACAGAGCTCCCAACGGATTTGAAGTCCGTCTTACTGATATCAGAGTATTATCAGAACCTGCAAAAGATTCTACCATGCCGCTGCCAATCAGTAAATGGAAGCTAAATACTTCTTTGGAGACGAAATTATCCTTAAGGCCCATTGCATTAAGAAATGTCAGAGAAAGAGCCATCTTTAAGATTCAGGAGGGGTTAGTAAGAGGATTTCGTGACTTTATGTTCCAAAATCATTTTACGGAAGTAAGGACCCCAAAGATTGTTGCCGGTAATGCAGAAGGCGGAGCCAATGTATTTAAGCTGGAATATTTCGGTAAGAAAGCTTTCCTGGCACAGAGCCCTCAGTTCTACAAGCAGACCATGGTTGGAATCTATGACAGGGTATTTGAAGCAGCACCGGTTTTCCGTGCGGAGAAGCATAACACTACCAGGCATTTGAATGAATATACCAGCCTTGATTTTGAAATGGGTTATATTGACGGCTTTGAAGATATTATGGATATGGAAGCAGCAATGCTTACCTATACCTTTGAATTCTTAAAGAAAGAATATGCCAAAGAGTTGAAATTATTAGATGTGAAACTGCCAGCAGCAGACAATATCCCTGCCGTGCGTTTTGATGAAGCAAAACAGCTGGTTGCAGAAAAATATGACCGCAAGATAAAGAATCCATATGATCTGGAACCGGAAGAAGAAATTCTGATCGGCAAGTATTTTAAAGAGGAGCACGACAGTGATTTTGTATTTGTAACGCATTATCCTTCTAAAAAGAGACCCTTCTATGCAATGGATGACCCGTCAGATAATAAATTTACCTTAAGCTTTGACCTGTTATTCAAAGGCATGGAGGTGACCACCGGAGGACAGAGAATCCACAACTATGAAGAGCAGGTGGATAAGATGGTGAAAAGAGGAATGGACCCGGAGGAATTCACCAATTACCTGATGATTTTCAAGCACGGAATGCCGCCTCACGGAGGACTTGGAATTGGTCTGGAGCGTCTTACCATGAAGCTCTTAGATGAGCAGAACGTAAGAGAAACCACTCTCTTCCCAAGAGATGTATCAAGATTGGAACCTTAA
- the gatC gene encoding Asp-tRNA(Asn)/Glu-tRNA(Gln) amidotransferase subunit GatC produces the protein MEVTDKTIDYVAALAKLELTQEEKEKAKVDLGSILEYMTTMNELDTEGIQPMSHVFPIHNVFREDEVLNGPDRDSLLQNAPAKKDGCFMVPKTVE, from the coding sequence ATGGAAGTTACAGATAAGACCATAGATTACGTGGCAGCCCTTGCAAAGCTTGAACTGACACAGGAAGAAAAAGAAAAAGCGAAGGTTGACCTGGGTAGCATATTAGAATATATGACTACCATGAATGAGTTGGACACAGAGGGGATACAACCCATGTCCCATGTATTCCCCATCCATAATGTATTTCGTGAAGATGAAGTATTAAACGGACCGGACAGAGACAGTCTGTTACAAAATGCACCTGCTAAAAAGGATGGCTGCTTTATGGTTCCTAAAACAGTGGAATAA
- the gatA gene encoding Asp-tRNA(Asn)/Glu-tRNA(Gln) amidotransferase subunit GatA: MDITKLSALELGKKIKEKEISVSEAVKLQIDRIKEKDSEYNCYVSVLEDSALAEAAEVQKRIDSGELDNAPLAGVPVAVKDNICTKGIKTTCSSKILHNFLPPYNATVVERLKAQGAVIIGKTNMDEFAMGSTTETSYFGITKNPRNTDYVPGGSSGGSAAAVAAEEAFYALGSDTGGSIRQPSSFCGVTGIKPTYGTVSRYGLIAYASSLDQIGPIGKNVADCAAALDIISGHDRKDSTSVPTKSYEYLKALDGDVRGMKIGIPRGYLGNGLSDEVKENILAAAKELEKQGAILEEFDLEAVEYAIPAYYVIASAEASSNLSRYDGIKYGYRTPDFDGLQEVYKKTRSEGFGNEVKRRMMIGAFVLSSGYYDAYYNKALRVKAIIKEGFDKAFEKYDIILGPTAPTTAPKIGGSLADPLQMYLGDIYTVSVNLTGLPAISLPCGVDSKGLPVGLQLIGKHFGEKDILKAAYGFEQSRKEVTL, from the coding sequence ATGGATATTACCAAATTATCGGCCCTGGAATTAGGGAAAAAAATCAAAGAGAAAGAAATCTCCGTATCCGAAGCGGTAAAGCTCCAGATAGACAGAATCAAAGAGAAGGACTCAGAATATAACTGTTATGTTTCTGTTTTGGAGGACAGTGCCCTTGCAGAAGCAGCAGAGGTTCAAAAGCGAATTGACAGCGGTGAACTTGACAATGCTCCTCTGGCAGGCGTGCCCGTAGCTGTGAAAGACAATATCTGCACCAAAGGTATCAAGACCACCTGCAGTTCCAAGATTCTGCATAACTTTCTTCCTCCTTATAACGCAACGGTTGTAGAGCGGTTAAAGGCACAGGGAGCTGTTATAATCGGAAAGACAAATATGGATGAATTTGCTATGGGAAGCACCACAGAGACCTCCTATTTTGGAATTACCAAAAATCCCAGAAATACAGATTACGTTCCAGGTGGCTCCAGTGGTGGTTCAGCCGCAGCGGTAGCCGCAGAGGAAGCCTTTTATGCACTGGGATCTGATACCGGAGGGTCTATTCGTCAGCCCAGTTCCTTCTGTGGTGTTACGGGTATTAAGCCGACTTACGGCACCGTATCCCGTTACGGTCTGATAGCATATGCCTCTTCGTTGGACCAGATAGGACCGATAGGTAAGAACGTAGCTGACTGCGCGGCAGCCCTTGATATTATTTCAGGTCATGACAGGAAAGATTCCACCAGTGTACCCACAAAGAGCTATGAATATCTGAAAGCACTGGACGGCGACGTCAGGGGGATGAAGATAGGTATACCCAGAGGGTATTTAGGAAACGGTCTTTCAGATGAGGTTAAAGAAAACATCTTAGCAGCAGCAAAGGAATTGGAGAAGCAGGGAGCGATTCTTGAAGAGTTTGACTTAGAGGCGGTGGAATATGCCATACCGGCTTATTATGTAATTGCTTCGGCAGAAGCCAGCTCCAACCTTTCCAGATATGATGGTATCAAATATGGCTATCGTACACCTGATTTCGATGGACTTCAGGAAGTATATAAAAAGACCAGAAGCGAAGGCTTCGGCAATGAAGTTAAGCGCAGAATGATGATAGGTGCCTTCGTATTAAGCTCCGGTTACTATGATGCGTATTACAACAAAGCCTTAAGAGTAAAAGCAATTATAAAAGAAGGCTTTGATAAAGCCTTTGAAAAATATGATATCATTCTAGGGCCTACAGCGCCTACCACAGCACCTAAAATCGGCGGAAGCCTGGCAGATCCTTTGCAGATGTATCTTGGAGATATCTATACGGTATCCGTTAACTTAACTGGGCTTCCGGCTATCAGTCTTCCCTGTGGTGTAGACAGTAAGGGGCTGCCTGTTGGTCTTCAGCTTATCGGTAAGCATTTTGGTGAAAAGGATATCCTAAAAGCAGCCTACGGTTTTGAACAAAGCAGAAAGGAAGTGACGCTATGA